GGAATTTTCACTTGTACCttatcttcctcctctctccaaGTTGTTCTAAAGAATAACTTTTTTGTAAGAACCTTGTCCAGTCCTGCACAAGGTCTGTGGCTTATTTAAAGTATATCCATCCTTCAAGTGCTTCACTCCCATTTAAGGCTGTGTAATTTGAACACTGCTCCTGCAATGGATGAGTCCCCCAGCCTTAAAATCCTGCACCTTGCAGTGGTTCTTTGTTTTGCATCTACTTGTTTGCTTAGAGTGAAAGTAACTGAATTACTCCAAGCAATTGTCCGGTTTTTCTTAAATGCTTCATAAAGATCCTCTTTAGCTCTTCAAATCACCAGAGAGCTTCCTGATGATTTTCAAACTCAGTATCTAGAACGTGCTACACTGGGGAGATTTGGAAGTGCTGTGTTTTTCCTGGTGTTTCTTGCTTAAACCAACTGCTTTGACCAACCCTACCAGGTTGTCTGGGGCCTTGTACTGCAGTCTTCTCTAACCCAGGCCAAGAGTGTTTCTGGACAGCTAGCCTGCCTGATGTCGGGAGGCATCATCAGGAGTCAAGAGACTTGGAGACCATCTGCTCTATTAGTTTCAGACTAAGGAAGGTTAAGGCCAAAGCAGCTGTCATAAAACAGGGCAGGAAGCCCCAGGCTCGCCCTGAGCATGTCGCAGCCATGGCAGGTGACGTACTTCTGAGAAACCCGGATTCAGCATAGTTCAGCTGCACATTCCAGGCATGCAGATAAGGGGACTACGACCAGTGAGAGGGACCTTCGTCTGTCACATGGGTCTGTCACCCCACAGTGAGTGAACAGACCTACTGAAcaggatgtttaaaaaaagataggTGTGAGGGTTTGGATGTGGCAGTGCTCGTAAAACGTCAGATAGCTCCCTTCAGCTGCAGAATGATCGGGAGTCTTTCAGTTACCTTCAGGAACATTGGCTGAGCTATAGCCAAGCACATCAACACAAGGGCCAGGATGAATTATAATACTGCTGCCAAAGGACAGGCATAAAtagttcacagaaaacaaaatctcttcTGGCCTGGTAGTTCCTAGCTCTTTTAGACAAAGTTGTGCTTGGTTTTTGTCCATCCACACGTACTCACGCAGACTGATGGATTCTGGCCACACTTGCACCTCCCGAGGTCATGTGTTTGTCAACCCATTTGGCCTATATGAGTTTCCTCCTTCATTTCCTTACTACCTCCTGAGAAAGTATCTCTTTTCCTATGGCCCACaggttcatttttttcctttgttgtctGCTTGATGAGGCTAGGGAATGGTGTGCTCTGCTCTCTGAATTGTGATGCTGGTGGAAAGGCCCTTCTCAAAACTGCTAGTTACTGTAGCATAGACACCAAAAAGCCAAAGTCCTCTGAGGAAGAGTGTTTGGAAGCAGGACCTAGAAGGGAAGAGCTACAAATGAGGATTGCACACTCAAGCAAAGGCaggtgtatttattttaaagggaaatttAGTGGATTTCTTATAAAAGCTAGCCAGGAAATTATTAAAGCAAACCGTGAAAGATTATTGGACAGAAGTATGTGTTGGCAAGTGCCTGTCCCCCACTGCACATACCCTAAATACCATTGCTGGTTTCCTGAGCGTGGCTGCTCAATAATGCATCATTTTAAcagcttggttttcttttgcagtcCTCCGGAACATCTTCATCCTGTCATGTGTACTCATTGTCTGCTCCCTCCTGTTCCCCGTTCTGTGGCATCTATGGATTTATGCAGGAAGTGCCAACTCCAATTTTTATTATGCCATCACGTTGACTTTCAACATAGGGCAGGTTAGTAGAGCGAGGCAAACAAAGCTGCACTTTGGGTAGGTCACTGGATCGGGTGTCCTGTCAGCAGCAGTGAATGCTGCAGGATGTGTCTGGCTCTTTGCATCCTGTGTAGTCCTGCGTAGCAGCTTCCCGCCTCTCCTTGCTCCGGCTGAAATCTGCCTAGTCCTCACCTTCTGGCACACTAAGGGGGAAGAGTTCTTGTACTATTTGAGCTATCGCTTAACAATCCAACTAGCCTGTACTGTAAGTTACATGGTTTGTTGCTTGATAGCAGAGGAAGAGCATCTCAGTATGACAGGACTAAGAGCACACGTGAATGGAGAAGGTGAGCTAAGaggggaaatggaaaaaaccatggggcagcagcagtggggcCAGACAACAGGCAAATGAGAACTGCCTATACACAGGGACATGGCAGCAATTTTTCTGAGCGTTATACCTCACTGAAACGTAGGGTTGTGGGCACATGCAGGGTCCGAGTCATGCCAGGGCTTGCTCTCCCTGCTTCTTTCGAGGCAATTCTAGATACAGGACTTTCACTAGCCTTAGGGAAGGCAGAGCTTACCAGATGCACACAGCTGCTACAAACTTTTCTAAGTCCTTCCTCTTCACTGTTCTATTTCTTAAGTCTCTAAGCCCTGGGGCAGTTTCACATGTGAGTGAGCAGAATGTTCATTTCGTGTTAAAGTTGCCTTTATTTTGGATATGCCTCAGCCATTTATGTTTGTCTGCTTCTCCTAAAACTAGAGGAGCAGTTTTGCCAGGGGCTGAAGATCACCTGCTTGTACATCCCCCACCCCCTTGAGAAATGGGGACAAACACCCATtctgtaaaagcaaaaagagaCTCCATGCAGTGAGTGGGGCGAGAGGGACTGTGGAGATACTACTAAGAAGGGCTTGTAGGAGATTGGGAGTTCATTAGTTCTCTAGCTACTTGTCTTGCTATGGAATGAAAGGAATAGTAAAACTTTAGTTAGAGATAACAGGTGTTGATATTCTAAGAGGATTTTATTTCCTACCTGAGAATGTCATAGCAGATCCTGCAGTCTTGTGCTCTATGTAAATGCAGACAGAgcaaaaatctgctttctgatTTCCTTGTGAGAAAGAACTAGCTCTCATCCCCACTAACCtcagctctttcttttcccattaaGACATCTGCAGAGAAGTTTAGTTAAAAGTAAAATCAACCGTATTGATATAGCATGTCGGTAGTCAGCCAGGGTGTTCAGCAAAACAAGCGGACAGAATAAGAATGGCTGGTTTTGCTCTCCCCGGGCACCTCTACCCTTCTCTGTCTGTTCTCCTTCACACTTTCTCCTCTGACCTcagcaggctgcagccctgTTTCTGTTTCCCTCAGTCTCCACTCGGTCCTCCATATCATCCTGTCCTGCCACTGAGCCTTCTCCGCAGCAGCTGTATTTAACAGTAACCCAAGCAGGCTCTGGCTGACAGCCTGACTCTCCTTCCCTCCGTCCCCTTAGCACTGCAGCATACTTCAGGTGAGGCTCTCCCTGGAGTGAATTCCCCAGGGAAATGGATGAACGCATTGTGCCAAAGCGACGCATTAAGTGGCATCTGGACATTAGGACAATAACTACTAGCTTGATCTGGCACTGAAAAGGTTTTCTACTCAAGCTATGTGATGCTGTTTCCATATGGAGGAGGTCAGCGTTCCTGGGGAAGGGTCGCACTACAAGAGGCTACATGACAAACGGCACTACTGAGCCAGCCGGTCGCTGCCTGCGCTTACAGCAGCCCAGTCTGCCCCTGTAGAGGCAGCTTGCCCGAGGTGCTGCTTTAGAAAAACCACTGAGACCCACTCTTGTGTTCTCAGTGCTTTTAGGCAAGGGAGCAGTCACACTGTGGTGCCTCAGTGCCACCGAAgtggggctgaggaggggagggacCTTGTGATTTCCACGTCAGGTTTCCATGATCACCGCAAGGCACTTCAGTTGTGATTTCACACTACAACGCGGCTGGTGGTGGTACCAGCCTAAGATATGCCCATCTCCCGAGCAACGTGGGACGGGGCCAACATCCATGTGTGTGGCAGCATGCTCTGACCTGGATCAGGGAAAAATCTGGGGGATAGCCAGCTCTGTTCACCGCTTAAAGGGAGACAGTGTGCAAACGTATACACAGGGTTGGTTGCCCCACAGAGAGGGCACGACAGCACAGGGGCGGGCAGGAGATGCAGAAGTGATGGAggtggaagaaatgcttttatctGATGTTGCTCCTGGACATTGTACTGTGAAGCCACAGCCTTCACATTTCAGCTCTTCTCTTCACTCCTTAGCCTGGTAAGTATTATTTTGTTAAACTGCTAAAGCTTCTGTTTGCTAAGGCTGACCTGGGGAGCTGTAGCATTCCTTCTGGTGCTGTTCAACTGCCTTCTGGCAGTTGAAAAACAATCACAATTGGAAAGTGCTTAATAGCAATCGGCAGCAGGAAACTTCCAGCATTTGCTTGAACTGCGTGACAGTGCTTGCGTGGAAGGATTCCTGTGAGTGAGGCTGAGATGGTCTGTAAAGCTCTGGCACAGATGGAGCTGCCATTGTCATATATTTTCTCCAGTTTATGGAGCTACTGTCTCCTTAGCAGAGATGACTGTGAGAACACAGTGGTAGCGCAACAGATGATAGATTAGTTTAAGTCTCCCTTGGCTTAATATGGCAAGGCAACGGGCAAGGAGTGTTCACAGGTTCACAGTGTCTCCTCTCACAAAGCGTTGTGAACAGCGTAAGAACTTCTTAAACCCCTTCAGGGTCCGTCACAAACTCATGTCCCTTTTTACTCTTTGTTCTGAAGCATCACTGATGTGAACATCTCACTTCTGCAGATCCTGCTCATCTCGGATTATTTCTATGCCTTCCTTCGACGGGAGTACTACCTCACTCACGGACTCCATTTAACAAGGCAAGATGGGACAGAGGCCATGCTTGTTTTGAAATAGGGATTGTGCTCACCATTCCCTGGGACATGGACCACTCTAAGGAACATGCAAAGCTTGGGCTatgtggggtgggtggggaaggTTCCCTGAATGAGGTCTGACTTTGGGAATGATACCTACTGAACAAAAGGGCTGAGGTTCTTCTGGGAATACCCTCCTGAGCTGTGGGCTCAGTGCAGACTGTAAGAGCTaaaagcaggagctgcagtGCCTCCGTTGGAGCATCTCCcttctttcctcagctgtgtTTTTCACTGCGACCTCAGCCATCAACTCTGGGCAGTCCAGCAGGAACTGGAGAAGGTGTCTGAGCTAAAACCAGGGCTGAATCTCTGGCCCAGAAAGAGCTCAGAACATAAACTGTTTACTTTACTATCACTGCTTCTTGGAGATGTTTCCTTCTCCTGGAAATTTCCCCTTCACTGCTTTGACCAGTAATGCTCCTGCTTGGCACAAGGCAGTCTCTGGGTACCTGGGGCCTAAGCCCTGGCTGCAGATGCCATTTCTTGGATCTCCTACTGTTGTGGGATCTGGAAAAATCACACGTGCTCAAGCACGGCGGGTGCTTGTGAAACAAATGGGTGACCAAGGCTGAATGCCCTGTTCGAAGGAGGACAGCTGAAGCTGCTGCCACAGGTAATAATCTTGGCGCTCAAACACTAGTAAGAACTGGAATTGGGGTGAAAGCAGGAACAGGGTGGGTACCGGGTAACTGCTTTATCCCGTTGAAGCAACACAGACACTTTCATGTCTGGATCTGCACAGAGGCATTACAGGGTGTCAGAAGAAGGAACACTACTGTGGAGATGATAGACTCCCACTACTCCTTGTTTCTGAAGGGTAGCAAAGCTTGGCAGTGCAGGGCTCACACTACTGTTGTGATCGCCTGGGGCAGCAGCCTGGATGTGGAAGGAGCAAGCTGCCTGCCTGGCCTAGGGACCAGGAGGTGTCAAAATCTCCCCTTATACCCCAGACCAAATCCAGAAGGAGCCTCAGCCACCGCTGTTGTGGAGTTATTGGGCCCCCTGTGTTTCACAGCCACTTAACAGTATGGGATATGCACTTCCCCGTATTACCCTCTTGCAAGTAGTGACGGTGTCTTGTGGCTGTGCGCGGAGGATGTCGTTAAAGCACTACCCCTTGGTTCCCCCGTGGCTCCCCTCTCTCTGTGCTCAGACCTCCTCACTTCAgagctgctgccgctgctgacCCCGTGAATGTGACCCACCGGGGCCACTCCACCGGGCTGGCTTCTTGCTCTGCTGGTTGCGTGGGGGGCGCTGGGAAGTGGTAACCACAGTGTGAAAGCCTTCTCGCCGGTGtcggggcagcaggcagccagcTTCCCCACCCATCCCAGGAAAAAACCAAAGGGCTGGGAGTGTGACAACATCCAAACCCAACTGTACCTGGTACAGAGCAACTGAGAGACCAACATGCCCAGGCGGTTGTGTAAACggctcttctttctttctggacAATTAAAACTTTTGCCTTACTGCACTGCTATTAGCGCTTTGGTGGGGGGTTGTTAATCcgagcccagctcagccccccgAGCTCAgccgcccgggccggggcagGCCGTGCGGCAGCCCTGCGCTTCCAGCCGCGGCGGGGGCACAcggaggcagggctgctctgggctgccAGCTCTGCGTGGCATGTCAAGGAGCATAATAAACTGTGCAAGTTTTAAACACCTCTTGTGTGCTTTGTGTTTGGGAGGGGGGTGAGGATGGGGGCGACACTAGAGGGTGAGTgggggccctgggaggcactGAGAGGCATATGGAGGGATGGTGAGGGGACTTGAAAGCAAGCAAAGGGgtcaggaaggaaaacaagtggCCCTGGGGCACACCAAAAAGCAAATAGATGTCTCTGGGGCACGCTGCAACCCGCTGCCATTTTACGAAATGCCAGCTATGCACAGTTCAACCCGACAGCAGTGTAAAAGAAAACTTAGTAAGAGGACGAATAGCTGGGGCTGTTGGGGGGCTATCCATTTTACAGCCCCCCCTCTGCCTACAAAGTAGAAAATAGTTCACCCATCAGGAGGGAGCTGATGCTGAGGGGAGGTGACAGGACTGAGCCGAGGggccctgggcagcagctccGTCCTCCGTCCCCAGCAGCTGCATTTGTTCCTGTGACTGTGCCCagggccccgctcccggccaCCCACCGGCCCCCCCAGGCTGCCTCCGTCGGGGTGTCCCAGGGGAGCAGGTCCCAAAGTTGTACTCAAAAGTTGTCCTCAGAAGAGGTAACACCCTCTCACACCGGGGGCAGAAGAAGAGCGAGGGGCAGAGGCATGGGCACTGGTGTGAACATGGGCAGGgcagagacagggacagggcaggggcaagggcaggagcagggcaaggATGAGGCAGGGCAAGGGCAAGGGAAGGCCGGGGCAGGGGCAAGGACAgcgcaggggaagggggaatgGGCAGGagcaagggcagggacagggaaaaggaagggtCGGGGACGGGaatggggaaggggcaggtGCACAGGCAAGGGGCAGGGGCATGGGCAAGGGCAGGGGTAGGGGCAGTGAAGGGATAAAGAAAGGAGCAGGACAGCGGCAGGCGCAGTGTCAaggcagggacaggcaaggGAATGGGACAGACTCGGGAGCAGCGGTAGGGAaagggccagggcaggggcagggatggggcaggggcaggagcagggtcAAGGTTAAGGCAGGTGCAGTGAcaggggcagggacaggggctGGGAGAAGGACAGGGCCAGAAGCACTGGCCTGGACAGGGGTGtggagagggcaggagcagggacagaGGCTGAGGCGGTGGcaggggcagggatggggcagaaGCAAGTGCAGTggcaggggccggggcaggggcagggtcAAAGGCAagagcagggacagggacaggcactgggcaggggcaggagcagtgacagggagaggggcaggggcGGGGGTGGACACCCTATGGCAGCTCAGGTGCCCCATCCTGGCTCCTGAGCAAGGGGTGGGTCCCAGGGGAGGCTTTTGGGGCCACCAGGACCTCCTGGCCCACCCAGGGCCATACCAGTGGCCAAGTGCCAGCCGTGCCAGGCACCAGGAACCCCCAATCTCCCACTGCCATCCTGGGGCCACTAAATACCTGCAGTGGGGCCAAGGCCTGCAACAGGCCATTGTGGCCATCGTGCCGCCACGCAGGGCACACAGAAATTCCTGTACTGGCATAAATGGGACGTAGTTTCGGTTGGGCCCACAGGCTCATGGCCATGCTGGCTGTTTTGGGGGAGTGGCATCAGTGGGAAGGGGACACACCGAGGCACCACAGCCCCTCCCTGGTTTGCAGGAGCCTCTCCAGCGATGCCTGAGGCAGGGGATGCCTCGGCCAGGGGTTCACTCCTCCGGCAGCCACCGAGCCCCACTGAGCCCCAGCTCTCCGCGGCCCCGGCTCACCCGACCTCAGGACGTCTTTCCCAGAGTGAAGGACACGTGCCACCACGGCCACCAGACAGGTGTTGGCAGTTGCCACAACAATTGCAACAGTCATGTTGCAAAGAGCAACACAGGCACGACCTGTCTGTTGAACCCAAAACAAGGGCTGACCCGCAGCCTCAGGGCTCCCCGCTTGGCAATCCAGAGCCTGGCCCACGCGGCGGCTGGGGTGCGAAGGAGGTGACGGCCACCGACCACCCAGTGCCTGGCTGGAGGGGGACGCCTACCCCCCCATCCCGGCACCCTGCAGGACCTGCCTTTTCAGGGAGGGGACACACACATGTGTCCTGGACCCCCCATGAGCCAGGACAGGCTGACATCACCCTCACCCACCCATGTCACGTGCTGGTGGCCGGGGAGGGGCCAGCGCAAGTGAACATTAACCCAGGGCAGTGTCGAGGGCTCCGCGGCAGCACGGCGcccagcaccccagcagcaTCCGCACACCCGTGATGAGGGGGCTCCGTGCTCGCTACCACCTCCTGGTAGGTCCAGTGTGGCGGGGTCCCATGTGGCAGCGTGGGCACTGGGAATGAGCTCCGGGGCAGCGCCGGGAGGCACCAGCCAGGCTGGATGCATGGCCAGCCGGACAGACGGCAGCTGCCTTGGGGAGaccgaggggctggggaggtgcagAGGGTGATGGGCACACTCGGGACCTGCCCCTTTAGCCCCGCTGACCCCCCCCAGGATCCAAGCACCCTGGGGCAGGAGACCTGCTGTGGCCTGGGGCTGCCCTCGCTCGTCCCTCTTGTCCCCTCAGGGTGATTTCTGCCCATGCCCCACCCTGCTGCCCACCCACCTTCGGGCAGGGTCTGCACCCACAGCTGCCCTGAGCTCGTGGCCAGCTGAGACGCTTGTCACCAGCTGCCACCGGGACGAAGGCGCATCCCTGACCCCACGCATATTGGGCAAGGAGGGGAGCGGCCGGGCTTCACCCCTTCTACTGGGGCTGAGGGTGGGCTGAAGTTGTGGAAGCTTCCCCggccttcttcctcttcctcctcctcgggCACCCCCACACCCTTGAACTTCCGTGTGCAGTGGTGGCATGGCCTGGCAGGGTGCCAGGGCATGGCATGGGATGGCACGGGATGGCACGGCACAGCAGGGCTGTCAGcgcagcagggagctgggctggaggcTCAGCCAAGTGCCCATCCCTGTGGCCTTTGGGCCCCTTCACCCAGCCACAGGATGGGAGACACCCCGTACAGGGCAGGTTTGGGGATGCTGCTCCCTCGGAGCCCGCAGGGATGCTCACCTCCACCTGCCCCCAGCCCGACCAGGACGAGGAGCAGCCCGTGGGGTGTGGGGAGCCGGCCGGAGAGGGGCAGCTGGCCTGGGAGGGAGCCCCAGCAGCGGCCCCGGCCCTGGAGGAGCCATGCAGGCTGGTGCTGAGCACACCGAGCAGCGTCCTGCGGGACAGGGAGATCCAGGAGGTGAGGCACCCTCCTCCCAGCGTGGGGACCCCACCCTCACACTCACCCCTCGCACGCCGCGCAGCCATGGCCACTGTCCTGCAGGAATTGGTCCAGCGTGAGGCCAGATGGGTGAcatccccctgtccccagggacagCCCCCTCAGCAGCGCTTCTTGGGGGAGTACCGGGAAGTGGGGGGATGCTCGGGGAGATGTCTCGGAAGGGTTCTCAGGGTGAGGCTGCTTGGGGAAAGCATCCTGAgagggctgctggctgggctgggggcttgAGGAGACCCCTTGGGAGTATACTTGGGGAGGCTGCTTGGAGGGAGAATGTTTGGGGAGATGTCTTGGGAGGATGCTgggcagggcggggggagaAGGGTGCCCAGAAGCAGCCCGCCAGCCCTGGCTGAGCCCGCTCTGCCCCAGCTGGGCCCCCACCTGCCCTCCCGGCTGACACAGCAGCCCTGGAGCCTGCTGTACTGCACCGGCCGGGATGGCTTCAGCCTGCGGACCCTGTACCGGCGCGGGGGCCAGCCGGGCTCCCCCGCCCTGCTGCTCATAAGGGACACGGAGGCGCAGGTACGGCCGGACCCTCTGCAGCCCGACTGCCCCATGGTGCTGGGGGGGCAGTGAACCCCGAGTCACCCGGGGCCTGGCTACATCCTCGCTGCTGCCGGCAGGATGGGGGATGCGTTTGGCATTGAGGAGCCCCACCAAGCATGGGACTCTCCCTCTCTGTTCTCCCCAGGCCTTCGGTGCCTTCTCTGCCAGCACCATTCGCTGCAGCAATGGCTTCTACGGGACGGGGGAgaccttcctcttctccttctccccagaGCTGAAGGtgggggctg
The sequence above is a segment of the Gavia stellata isolate bGavSte3 chromosome 20, bGavSte3.hap2, whole genome shotgun sequence genome. Coding sequences within it:
- the TLDC2 gene encoding TLD domain-containing protein 2 — translated: MRGLRARYHLLPDQDEEQPVGCGEPAGEGQLAWEGAPAAAPALEEPCRLVLSTPSSVLRDREIQELGPHLPSRLTQQPWSLLYCTGRDGFSLRTLYRRGGQPGSPALLLIRDTEAQAFGAFSASTIRCSNGFYGTGETFLFSFSPELKVFRWTGRNNFFMKGDVDLLMVGAGSGRFGLWLDGDLHHGGSHPCETFDNETLSSREEFCVQDLEVWGLA